In Hevea brasiliensis isolate MT/VB/25A 57/8 chromosome 13, ASM3005281v1, whole genome shotgun sequence, a single genomic region encodes these proteins:
- the LOC110654348 gene encoding DDT domain-containing protein DDR4 has translation MSLEQPFSSPIPLNEAPDSATVTNHASAPLDEESPPPVPAPAPPTNRSNRPSRACTIRAAERLQAAQQQAAIERKQKPKKEHQQQQRCDESPQQKEQCSASSKIITLLVGPPEPAQLPRWSLRSMWELASILNFLHVFRPLLNIQVEFSAEEFETALITPNDTLGDIHMPLLKAIPPITRMALTRDTWITVLCRKLRDWWHWVADGELPIVASHGVEIEMYKTLDPGMRVVILKALCDIRVEQEDIRNYIDNSIKHGIQLSVFRKERVGGDSQGINYWYEDDPIIGHRLYREIRKVEVKKGKAKGSQVLPNATYQWETVATNFDEFQDVSEKLFASKNRTEASLGKKLKNDMLPEIEKVHKRKERLLKKQHRQALLLDNFLSVDGLSPGRSLRDRKPVTYTFDDYDRSISEAIKITKRKPPSPEPIYRREVIIKPEASTNGKWTGPSHSSEQGSFCLTTPNSPGYDDIDEGDKPELLDRSNRRRQRPQRYSAKEFVEAVSDNDADFDSDDDIVGEAVYDEEYLKRRKQRKLSSSSEGDEEYRWDEENGEDEEEEEEEEDSLSISEDSDEPQKFKKMPGRTRRETKLRSVDELQSGLRRSRRATRNRINYRQYELSESETESMKPEKSNASDDHSDASEKEYSAGSQDSDENEDEEQDMKVDQPVEGYTQTAEKQQNQPPEKSNSPGEDEVEGVRKRRFLDLNELAPGSGFDDGPNTIMKDEDRGNF, from the exons ATGTCCCTCGAACAACCCTTCTCATCACCGATCCCCCTAAACGAAGCCCCTGACTCCGCCACTGTTACAAACCACGCCTCTGCCCCTCTTGACGAGGAGTCCCCACCACCGGTGCCGGCTCCGGCGCCTCCTACCAACAGGAGCAATCGACCGTCCCGCGCTTGTACTATTCGAGCCGCCGAGAGGCTTCAGGCTGCCCAGCAGCAGGCTGCGATCGAGCGGAAGCAGAAACCGAAGAAGGAGCATCAACAACAGCAGCGATGCGATGAGTCGCCGCAGCAGAAAGAGCAATGCAGCGCCAGCAGTAAGATCATTACGTTGCTGGTTGGGCCGCCTGAGCCAGCTCAGTTGCCGAGGTGGAGCCTCCGCTCCATGTGGGAATTAGCTTCTATACTTAATTTCTTGCAT GTATTTAGGCCTCTATTGAATATACAGGTTGAGTTCTCAGCCGAGGAGTTTGAGACAGCTTTAATTACACCAAATGACACTTTGGGTGATATTCATATGCCCTTACTAAAG GCAATCCCTCCTATTACCCGAATGGCCCTTACACGGGATACTTGGATTACTGTTTTGTGTAGAAAATTAAGAGACTGGTGGCACTGG GTTGCAGATGGGGAACTTCCCATAGTTGCTTCACATGG ggTTGAGATTGAAATGTATAAAACTCTTGATCCTGGGATGCGTGTGGTGATCTTGAAAGCGTTATGTGACATTCGTGTTGAG CAAGAAGATATTCGGAATTATATAGACAACTCCATTAAACATGGTATTCAACTTTCTGTATTTCGTAAAGAACGCGTCGGGGGTGATTCGCAAGGAATTAATTACTG GTATGAAGATGATCCAATAATTGGTCATCGGTTATACCGGGAAATAAGAAAAGTTGAGGTGAAGAAGGGAAAGGCAAAAGGTTCTCAGGTCCTTCCCAATGCCACATACCAGTGGGAAACAGTTGCAACTaattttgatgaatttcaagATGTCTCT GAGAAGCTTTTTGCAAGTAAAAATAGAACAGAGGCCTCATTAGGGAAGAAGCTAAAGAACGACATGCTTCCTGAGATTGAGAAGGTTCATAAG AGGAAAGAAAGGTTGCTGAAAAAGCAACATAGACAGGCTCTACTTCTTGATAACTTTTTGAGTGTGGATGGACTCTCACCAGGACGCTCGCTTCGTGACAGAAAACCTGTTACTTACACTTTTG ATGATTATGACCGGTCAATCAGTGAGGCTATTAAAATAACCAA GCGGAAACCACCATCCCCAGAGCCTATTTACAGAAGAGAAGTTATTATCAAACCTGAAGCTTCAACAAATGGTAAATGGACTGGTCCTTCACATTCCTCTGAACAAGGCAGTTTCTGTTTGACAACCCCCAATTCACCCGGTTATGATGACATTGATGAAGGGGATAAACCTGAATTATTGGACCGAAG CAATAGGCGAAGGCAGAGGCCTCAACGGTATTCAGCAAAAGAGTTTGTTGAAGCAGTCTCAGATAATGACGCAGACTTTGACAGTGATGATGACATAGTTGGAGAAGCCGTATATGATGAGGAATACTTGAAGAGACGTAAACAGAGGAAGCTGTCAAGCAGCTCTGAAGGGGATGAGGAGTATCGGTGGGATGAAGAAAATGGTGAAgatgaggaagaagaggaagaggaagaggatTCGTTAAGTATCAGTGAGGATAGTGATGAGCcccaaaaatttaagaaaatgccAGGCCGAACACGGAGGGAAACTAAATTAAGGTCTGTCGATGAGCTTCAATCAGGTTTGAGACGCAGCAGAAGGGCTACCAGAAACCGGATTAATTATCGGCAATATGAGCTGTCAGAATCAGAAACAGAGTCAATGAAGCCTGAAAAATCAAATGCATCAGATGATCACTCAGATGCTAGTGAGAAAGAGTATTCAGCTGGAAGTCAAGATTCTGATGAGAATGAGGATGAAGAGCAAGATATGAAAGTTGATCAGCCTGTTGAAGGTTACACCCAGACTGCAGAGAAACAGCAAAATCAGCCACCAGAGAAATCAAATAGCCCTGGCGAAGATGAAGTTGAGGGTGTAAGAAAGCGGCGTTTCCTCGATCTAAATGAACTTGCTCCAGGCTCTGGTTTTGATGATGGTCCAAACACAATAATGAAAGATGAAGATAGAGGCAATTTTTAA